Part of the Sphingomonadaceae bacterium OTU29LAMAA1 genome, GCAGTACCGGTCGCCTCCTTCTCCTTCACCGAAGTGCCATTCGGCGAGAGCGGCGAGCCTTTTCCCGGCGCGGCGCGCTCCCGTTCGCGGGTCACGAAGGGGATGACGTAAGCCGCGTCGAATGCTTCGAAGACGAGCGGGTCGGCCAGCAGCTGCGCCTTTGCCTCTTCCGTGCACGCCAGCGGAACGCCAGCGCTGGTGTCGTCATCGTCGGCCATGGCGCAAACGTCGCGCCAGTCGAGGATGCCGGCCATGAGGAGGGCCAGGCTGAGCGCGTCGCCAAGCTCGGCGAACTGCTCATCGATGGCCGCCTGATCATCCGTCGCAGCTGTCGTTCCGCCGAGCGCTTCGCCGGCTGCCCGTCGCGCGCGGCGCAGCATCGGCCGGTCGATCGGCGCGAACAGCACCTGAGCACCCATCACTGAGATCCATTCCGGCTCTGCCGGCTTGGCTGGCGCGATCAGCATCAGGCGTAGCTCGCCACGTCATTGCGCAGGTATGCCGACAGCATCGGTTGGCCTGCGGCCGTCGACGCGATCGCGTTCACCGACACCTGGATGCCGGCCGGGCCGGTGATCGGCCGCTTCGAGCGCGGAAGGAACACCCGGTTGAGTTCGAGGCGCAGCATGCGGTTGGCGCCGGGGATCGTCCAGCCCAGCACGATCTTCACCGGCGTGCCGGAGGTCGCCTTGAGGAACATGGCGCGGTCGGCAAACTTCATGGTGAGGCTGAGCGACGCGGTCGGCATGCCGGGGTCCGAATCCTCTATCTCGCCGCTGGGGCGGATCGTCTCGACCTTCTCCAGCACGTTCGAGAAGCTGATTGTGGCCGACATGACGCCGCCAATCTGCACATCATCCATCAGCACCTGGCCGGACGGTTGGGTGAAGCGGCGATTGGTTGCGGCATCGAACGGCGTCGGCACGCCAGCCGAGGACGTGGCCGCCAGCACCGTCTCGCCCTGGCCGATCAGGCCCAGCGTTGCGTTGAGCCAGCCGGACCGTCCCATCTGGATCTGGAACGTGTTGGCGCGCAGGCCATAATTGGTGCTGTAGGCCGGCACGTCGGGGTGACCGATCTCCGCCGACAGAGATGGGATCGTCGGCGCGCCCGACTTGAAGGTGTGGGCGTAGCCGTCG contains:
- a CDS encoding phage tail tube protein, which codes for MGRARGANALMNIAFETAYGTPPAGGYKQVPFITSALGAEQALMESDLLGQGRAPSDPMLDVVVNDGDVVVPVDAQAFGWWLRLLFGPPTTAADGDGYAHTFKSGAPTIPSLSAEIGHPDVPAYSTNYGLRANTFQIQMGRSGWLNATLGLIGQGETVLAATSSAGVPTPFDAATNRRFTQPSGQVLMDDVQIGGVMSATISFSNVLEKVETIRPSGEIEDSDPGMPTASLSLTMKFADRAMFLKATSGTPVKIVLGWTIPGANRMLRLELNRVFLPRSKRPITGPAGIQVSVNAIASTAAGQPMLSAYLRNDVASYA